One Proteinivorax tanatarense DNA segment encodes these proteins:
- a CDS encoding uroporphyrinogen decarboxylase family protein translates to MVVEQMTPRERMDAFSKGQEIDRVICVPDMGVTMAPFINVKASEYYHSPQLMADLEIALFKRLRHDSVSISTSLRGMAEAMGAKVCYPDYNISYLLEPAVKSIEQVEYLKVADPWKDGKLPVLLRALQLTRDALIEDVDVGAAMTGPFSVAASVVGTENLLRWMIKHPKKVHTVMEIIAESNNRYIEEVAKLGLGVGFADPVSSTSVISPKQFREFSLPYLKQNIDKIKETTKSSPAIHVCGTSREIWEDIVQAGVSNFSIDNVEDLAEAKKVMGNRVIITGNVPPVDVIHKGNKSDIFNSVRQCILKGHDSPKGYILSTGCQIPMHTPIENIELFMEAGKYYGQYPINENLLKSRQ, encoded by the coding sequence ATGGTTGTAGAGCAAATGACTCCCCGGGAGAGGATGGATGCTTTCTCAAAAGGGCAGGAAATTGATAGGGTAATATGTGTACCTGATATGGGTGTAACTATGGCACCATTTATTAATGTAAAAGCAAGTGAATATTATCACTCGCCTCAGTTAATGGCTGACTTAGAGATTGCTTTATTTAAAAGGTTAAGGCATGACAGTGTTAGCATTTCTACTAGCTTGCGTGGCATGGCTGAGGCAATGGGAGCGAAGGTTTGTTATCCTGATTATAATATTTCATATCTGCTAGAACCAGCTGTTAAATCCATAGAGCAAGTGGAATATCTTAAAGTTGCTGACCCTTGGAAAGACGGGAAATTGCCGGTTTTGCTTAGAGCGCTGCAGCTGACAAGAGATGCCCTTATTGAAGATGTCGATGTTGGTGCAGCTATGACTGGACCATTTAGTGTTGCGGCATCTGTAGTGGGAACGGAAAATTTACTCCGATGGATGATTAAACACCCTAAAAAAGTTCATACAGTTATGGAGATAATTGCGGAGTCGAATAATAGATATATTGAAGAAGTAGCTAAGCTAGGGTTAGGTGTTGGCTTTGCTGATCCAGTTTCATCAACTAGTGTAATTAGTCCTAAACAATTTAGAGAATTTTCCTTGCCATACCTTAAGCAAAATATAGATAAAATAAAGGAAACCACGAAAAGTTCACCAGCTATACATGTATGTGGTACCAGTAGAGAAATATGGGAAGATATTGTGCAGGCAGGAGTATCTAACTTTAGTATAGACAACGTAGAAGACTTAGCAGAGGCTAAAAAGGTAATGGGAAATAGGGTGATTATTACTGGCAATGTTCCTCCCGTTGATGTTATTCATAAAGGGAATAAAAGTGATATTTTTAACTCAGTTAGGCAATGTATTTTAAAAGGCCATGATTCTCCCAAAGGATATATTTTAAGTACAGGATGTCAAATACCCATGCATACACCTATCGAGAATATAGAACTGTTTATGGAAGCTGGAAAATACTATGGACAATATCCCATCAATGAAAACTTACTTAAATCTAGACAATAA
- a CDS encoding Spx/MgsR family RNA polymerase-binding regulatory protein: protein MRRARKWLQEHGVEFEARHLVKNNLTKDEFAELYEISQVSLNKFFNSNGKVYKEMGLKDKIKDMSDEEKLELLASDGMLVKRPILTDRKEVVIIGFKEKEYKEIVK, encoded by the coding sequence GTGAGGCGAGCCAGGAAGTGGCTCCAGGAGCATGGTGTGGAGTTTGAAGCAAGGCATTTAGTTAAAAATAATCTTACTAAAGATGAATTTGCTGAGCTTTACGAGATATCGCAAGTTAGCTTAAATAAGTTTTTTAACTCTAACGGAAAAGTTTATAAAGAGATGGGGCTTAAAGATAAAATCAAAGATATGAGTGATGAGGAAAAGCTCGAACTTTTGGCTTCAGATGGAATGTTGGTAAAAAGACCTATACTAACTGATAGGAAAGAAGTAGTGATTATAGGTTTTAAAGAGAAGGAATACAAAGAAATAGTGAAATAG
- a CDS encoding TcaA 3rd/4th domain-containing protein produces MTQVLAFVTFLFAANQCFRGFKVFKFWVGVIGFFSFGFISMVPIWVGTGEFGIAIFFSILLGILGAILSYKLYLAGVFILCGTLGFLLGGLLTQTMVLAILMAIVFGVMSVIFTKPVIIISTSIAGGLLAGNSFFVMLGINMEAHYSIFLGITFSIGGYFYQTSKTKPVSISVNDQEEGKELSRDTTQNMDENNKENKTNLVDEWKPKIVSATNSYLKSITKVFKEALIKIRTKALKYIKDCPVCEARINDLNSSCESCGQKFTWNEILKQLPKSLNKNISIKHKLIGSTTIVSVIAIFLVYQVLIGANNPERFIEETEKAILNSDVQWLSEVISPADSRMKIEDSHIKGLLKYFDKHPSAYGSFIQSLYDQAKLFDNGENNGHFVEDNLFTLKSKKGLLKRDYVLVPKSNYITLETNYEGVEIYFGEELLVTSDQEYFTQEFGPFMPGEYNITAKLEGEYTTLATESIILLMDPSVDKHHMDLSLYGKYTTVWADYDNVDIIINGDSSTKNIGDQIGPLKYDGSTKVEGVIELPWGKVESEVYPITKNYVNLEFEPIDEKIEESAVEMANEFILSYYDAYNESDKSLVENTTQQLATNIENDIEDWWNRYDSATLELIEATYEIDSISSSFHRNKADYFFSVSALVEYVQATEEEDWLGDLDKRESEILEHYELNFKYCYDKQDWEITGYSSYEVIHSRNIFSDSRTVKIEF; encoded by the coding sequence GTGACACAAGTTCTGGCTTTTGTAACTTTTTTATTTGCAGCAAACCAGTGTTTTAGAGGGTTTAAAGTTTTTAAGTTTTGGGTAGGGGTAATTGGTTTTTTTAGCTTCGGATTTATATCTATGGTACCTATATGGGTAGGTACTGGGGAATTTGGTATAGCTATATTCTTTTCTATTTTACTCGGTATATTAGGTGCAATTTTATCTTACAAACTTTATCTCGCAGGGGTTTTCATCCTTTGTGGAACATTGGGTTTTTTATTAGGTGGTTTACTTACTCAGACTATGGTATTAGCTATCCTAATGGCAATTGTTTTCGGAGTAATGAGCGTTATATTTACAAAGCCAGTAATTATAATTTCTACAAGTATAGCTGGAGGTTTACTGGCGGGCAATAGTTTTTTTGTAATGCTGGGTATTAATATGGAAGCTCATTATAGTATTTTTTTGGGAATTACATTCTCTATAGGGGGTTATTTTTATCAAACTTCAAAAACGAAGCCTGTTAGCATATCTGTTAACGACCAAGAAGAGGGTAAGGAGCTTTCACGAGATACCACGCAAAATATGGATGAAAATAATAAAGAAAATAAAACAAATCTAGTAGATGAATGGAAGCCTAAAATAGTATCAGCTACAAATTCTTATTTAAAATCTATTACCAAAGTTTTCAAAGAAGCCTTGATAAAAATAAGGACTAAAGCGCTAAAATACATCAAAGATTGTCCGGTTTGCGAAGCAAGAATCAATGATTTAAACAGCAGCTGTGAATCCTGCGGTCAAAAATTTACTTGGAATGAAATACTTAAGCAGCTCCCTAAAAGTCTTAATAAAAACATCAGCATAAAACATAAACTTATAGGTTCCACCACTATAGTTTCAGTGATAGCTATATTTTTAGTATATCAAGTATTAATTGGCGCTAATAATCCTGAACGTTTTATTGAGGAAACTGAAAAAGCGATATTAAATTCAGATGTACAATGGTTATCAGAAGTAATAAGTCCCGCTGACAGTCGTATGAAGATTGAAGATAGTCATATAAAAGGGTTATTAAAATATTTTGATAAACACCCGTCAGCCTATGGAAGTTTTATTCAATCCCTTTATGATCAAGCTAAATTGTTTGATAATGGCGAAAACAATGGCCATTTTGTAGAAGATAACCTCTTTACATTAAAGAGTAAAAAGGGACTTTTAAAGAGAGATTACGTCTTAGTACCAAAATCAAATTATATTACCTTGGAAACTAACTATGAAGGTGTAGAAATATATTTTGGTGAAGAATTATTAGTAACAAGCGATCAAGAATACTTTACACAAGAGTTTGGTCCGTTCATGCCAGGTGAATATAACATAACAGCAAAATTAGAGGGAGAGTATACTACCCTAGCCACCGAAAGCATAATTCTACTAATGGATCCTTCTGTAGATAAACACCACATGGATCTTTCTCTCTATGGGAAATATACCACTGTATGGGCAGATTATGATAATGTTGATATAATCATTAACGGTGACTCAAGTACAAAGAATATTGGCGACCAAATTGGACCTTTAAAATATGATGGCTCAACAAAAGTTGAAGGTGTTATAGAACTACCATGGGGTAAAGTAGAAAGTGAGGTCTACCCAATTACAAAAAACTATGTTAATCTAGAATTTGAGCCTATTGATGAAAAAATTGAAGAGAGTGCCGTTGAAATGGCAAATGAATTTATATTAAGTTATTATGATGCCTACAACGAAAGTGACAAAAGTTTAGTCGAAAATACCACGCAACAGTTAGCAACCAATATAGAAAATGATATAGAAGATTGGTGGAACCGTTATGATTCAGCTACATTAGAACTAATAGAGGCAACCTATGAGATAGACAGTATAAGCAGTAGTTTCCATAGAAATAAAGCTGACTACTTTTTTTCAGTTAGTGCGCTAGTTGAGTATGTACAAGCAACAGAGGAAGAAGACTGGTTAGGAGACTTAGATAAGCGAGAAAGTGAAATCCTGGAACATTATGAACTAAACTTTAAGTATTGCTACGATAAACAAGATTGGGAGATAACTGGCTATAGCTCCTATGAAGTTATTCATTCAAGAAATATATTTTCCGATAGCAGAACTGTCAAAATTGAGTTTTAG
- a CDS encoding uroporphyrinogen decarboxylase family protein, which translates to MVIIDLACFKRKEEIPRNLIKKHSSMFPQAYFELEPMSLLSKEIASLNKNVFCSVPFCNTVEAEAFGAIINYGDGNLEPRIKKYRYKHIFELKELKDINFEMGRIKEVLDCVKLLKVDGWQVLLKVVGPITILSSIIEMKTLVKGFKNNEPILYQALETIERNLDAYISIAAKSGARIISYADPTGNINIVGPNFYKNVCAKANFRVLKRLIDSKKDSVIHVCKVQSLALDELGLVEVEKIKSPDGLNYCEAMIDLADRNNAVMFGQKCLNAYSSKHVEHLDSIVIAK; encoded by the coding sequence GTGGTTATCATTGACTTAGCTTGTTTTAAAAGAAAAGAAGAAATACCAAGGAACCTGATAAAGAAACATTCCTCAATGTTTCCACAAGCTTATTTTGAACTAGAACCTATGTCTTTGCTGTCTAAAGAGATTGCTTCGTTAAATAAAAATGTATTTTGTAGTGTCCCCTTTTGTAACACTGTGGAAGCTGAAGCTTTTGGAGCAATTATTAATTATGGGGATGGCAATTTAGAGCCCAGGATTAAAAAATATAGATATAAGCATATTTTTGAACTTAAAGAACTGAAGGATATTAACTTTGAAATGGGGAGAATTAAAGAAGTCTTGGATTGTGTAAAGCTGTTAAAAGTAGATGGGTGGCAAGTATTATTAAAGGTTGTAGGACCTATTACTATATTGTCTAGCATTATAGAGATGAAAACTTTAGTTAAAGGCTTTAAAAACAATGAACCTATCTTATATCAAGCTCTAGAAACTATAGAAAGGAATTTGGATGCTTATATCAGCATAGCAGCAAAGTCCGGGGCGAGAATAATATCTTATGCAGACCCTACAGGAAATATAAATATAGTGGGACCAAATTTTTACAAAAATGTATGTGCTAAGGCCAATTTTAGAGTTTTAAAACGTTTGATTGATAGCAAAAAGGATAGTGTTATTCATGTTTGTAAAGTTCAATCATTGGCCTTAGATGAACTTGGTTTGGTAGAAGTGGAAAAAATAAAAAGTCCTGATGGTTTAAATTATTGTGAGGCGATGATCGACTTAGCTGATAGAAATAATGCAGTGATGTTTGGACAGAAATGTTTAAACGCATATAGTAGTAAGCATGTTGAACATCTGGATAGTATAGTAATTGCAAAATGA
- the glnA gene encoding type I glutamate--ammonia ligase, with protein MDSLSSDDVKQLVREEGVNFIRLQFVDVFGKLKSVSIPAYQLDQALDNKIMFDGSSIKGFVRVEESDMYLAPDPSTYSVLPWTKEGKGKTARLICDVYNTDGTPFEGCPRNVLKNVLKKLKNYGYEYHVGPEVEFFLFETDEDGKPTTDIHDKAGYFDHAPTDLGEDARRDICLALDEMGFEIETSHHEAAPGQHEIDFRYGEALTSADRVSTFKLVVKTIAKQHGLHATFMPKPLKNAHGSCLHLNQSLYKDGKNIFECKDDPMGLSEDAYYFVGGLIKYAREYAAVTNATVNSYKRFVPGYEAPTEVTWATGSRSPLIRIPANRGPATRIELRNPDPTANHYLALAAVLSAGFEGIKNKITPSDCCNENGDNYGDEEVKKFPSSLKEALDEFESSKLMKDSLGKHIFDMYLEAKRKEWRLYSEEIHDWELKHYLKAY; from the coding sequence TTGGATTCGTTAAGTAGTGATGATGTCAAACAGCTTGTTAGAGAGGAGGGAGTAAACTTTATTAGGCTTCAGTTTGTCGATGTTTTTGGGAAGCTAAAAAGTGTTTCGATTCCCGCCTATCAGCTAGACCAAGCTCTAGACAATAAGATTATGTTTGACGGTTCATCCATAAAGGGGTTTGTACGAGTTGAAGAGTCTGATATGTACTTGGCCCCCGATCCATCTACTTATAGTGTGTTACCGTGGACAAAAGAAGGGAAAGGAAAGACCGCACGTTTGATATGTGATGTATATAATACCGATGGCACACCTTTTGAAGGTTGTCCAAGAAATGTTTTAAAAAATGTTTTAAAAAAGCTAAAAAATTATGGCTACGAGTATCATGTAGGACCCGAAGTTGAGTTCTTTTTATTTGAAACTGATGAAGATGGCAAGCCCACTACTGATATTCATGATAAAGCAGGATATTTTGATCATGCTCCTACAGATTTAGGAGAAGATGCTAGAAGGGATATTTGCCTTGCTTTAGATGAAATGGGCTTTGAGATAGAAACTTCACATCATGAAGCGGCACCGGGACAACATGAGATTGACTTTAGATATGGGGAAGCTTTGACTTCAGCTGATAGAGTATCAACCTTTAAGCTAGTTGTTAAGACTATAGCAAAACAGCATGGATTGCATGCTACATTTATGCCTAAACCATTAAAAAATGCCCATGGTTCTTGTTTGCACCTTAATCAGTCTTTATATAAAGATGGGAAAAATATTTTTGAATGTAAAGATGATCCTATGGGACTAAGCGAAGATGCTTATTATTTTGTAGGTGGCCTAATTAAGTATGCTAGGGAATATGCTGCAGTAACAAATGCTACTGTAAATTCATATAAAAGATTTGTACCTGGTTATGAGGCACCCACGGAGGTTACCTGGGCAACAGGCAGCAGAAGCCCTCTTATTAGAATCCCTGCCAATAGGGGGCCGGCAACAAGAATTGAGTTAAGAAACCCAGATCCTACTGCTAACCATTACCTTGCTCTGGCTGCTGTACTTTCAGCAGGCTTTGAGGGAATTAAAAATAAGATTACTCCGTCGGATTGTTGTAATGAAAACGGAGATAACTATGGAGATGAAGAAGTTAAAAAATTCCCGTCAAGTTTAAAAGAGGCGCTGGATGAGTTTGAAAGCAGTAAGCTTATGAAGGATTCGCTGGGTAAACATATATTTGATATGTATCTTGAGGCTAAGCGGAAAGAATGGCGATTATATAGCGAGGAAATTCATGATTGGGAGCTTAAGCATTATTTAAAAGCATATTAA
- the istB gene encoding IS21-like element helper ATPase IstB, which yields MEKLELIKENAKKLKLDYLNTNASQVVQDADGKSISYQQFLLNILQEEMKLKEEKAQARRLKNAGFPTLKIIEDFDLDFQKSITQRQVNSLSELEWIDRMYNLIFLGPPGVGKTHLAIALGYRAVEMGYKVSFVTMNDLMHCLKTQEISRKSKGKINKVLSSSLLIIDELGYLPISREESNLFFQLITALHEQASLIITSNKGLEDWTELLGDPALTTAVLDRITHRCELFNMSGKSYRLAHRESFFEENSRF from the coding sequence GTGGAGAAATTGGAGCTAATCAAAGAAAATGCTAAAAAATTAAAGCTTGACTACTTAAATACAAACGCTTCTCAAGTCGTTCAAGATGCAGATGGAAAAAGCATTTCATATCAGCAATTTTTGTTAAACATACTTCAGGAAGAAATGAAACTAAAAGAAGAAAAAGCACAGGCAAGAAGGCTAAAAAACGCTGGTTTTCCTACACTTAAAATTATAGAAGATTTTGATTTAGATTTTCAAAAGTCCATAACTCAAAGACAAGTTAACAGTTTATCGGAATTGGAATGGATAGACCGTATGTATAATTTAATTTTTTTGGGCCCTCCTGGGGTCGGTAAAACTCACTTAGCAATAGCACTAGGCTACAGGGCTGTTGAGATGGGGTACAAGGTTAGCTTTGTTACTATGAACGACCTTATGCACTGTTTAAAAACCCAAGAGATATCAAGAAAAAGTAAAGGCAAAATAAATAAGGTTTTGTCCTCTAGCTTACTAATCATCGATGAACTAGGTTACTTGCCGATATCTAGGGAAGAGTCTAACCTGTTTTTCCAACTCATAACGGCACTTCATGAACAAGCATCACTTATTATTACCTCAAATAAAGGTCTAGAAGACTGGACTGAACTATTGGGTGACCCAGCTTTAACTACAGCTGTTTTAGATAGAATCACTCATAGATGTGAGTTATTTAATATGTCAGGTAAAAGTTATAGATTAGCACACAGAGAATCATTTTTTGAAGAAAATTCTAGGTTTTAA
- a CDS encoding ASKHA domain-containing protein: MCFLTVKGVKYSFDKGLKLIDIIRQNNITFETPCGGGLTCGKCKVILKSGDVNPITNEEEKFLTVDELSVGTRLACFMEPKGDICIDFPEQLDDKNKILTKGILPEHDFKPNINKKTFEFHQHCLKNELSYLEALENVLDEKVVANKHLILQQLPSIIKEKKITAIYSNNYILGVEKKDTTSSCYGVAIDIGTTTVVASLVNLITGQEIEIESALNPQTEYGLDVLSRIDFVRKNKGGLELLHNGIINCLNRLIMSLCKNSKIDKENIYEIAVAANTTMLHILLNVDPTCMGKSPYKSVFIKENKFLASELGIKISAYGMVYTLPGVSSFVGSDIVAGVCAGSLFEKGKKSLFIDVGTNGEMVLYGSGQMVACACAAGPALEGMNIKNGMRATSGAVENVKIIDSQVFLKVIGDIKPIGICGSGIIDCISELLQNKVIGLTGRIKNQDNIESLPKGVAIKDGSTRSIMLSSANGEISVTQNDVRQVQLAKGAILSGIYTLLDYVKLSIYELDEVIIAGQFGAHLNVESLIGVGMLPSTFNGKVRYIGNSSVTGAILYLLSRNFREIIRDITGRIDYVELSTMQDYEKTFTKALTFKKI; this comes from the coding sequence ATGTGTTTTTTAACAGTTAAAGGTGTAAAGTATAGCTTTGATAAAGGTTTGAAGTTAATCGATATTATCCGACAAAATAATATTACATTTGAGACACCTTGTGGTGGGGGGCTAACTTGTGGTAAATGTAAAGTTATTCTTAAAAGTGGTGATGTTAATCCTATAACCAACGAGGAGGAAAAATTTCTTACAGTTGATGAATTATCGGTAGGTACTCGCCTTGCATGTTTTATGGAGCCTAAGGGAGATATATGTATAGATTTTCCTGAGCAACTGGATGATAAAAATAAAATTTTAACAAAAGGCATACTACCTGAGCATGATTTTAAGCCTAATATCAACAAAAAAACCTTTGAGTTTCATCAGCATTGTTTAAAAAATGAACTTTCTTATTTAGAAGCTTTAGAAAATGTTCTAGACGAGAAAGTAGTAGCTAATAAGCATCTTATTCTCCAACAATTACCTTCGATAATTAAGGAAAAAAAAATTACCGCTATTTACTCTAATAATTATATTTTAGGTGTTGAAAAAAAAGATACAACTAGTTCGTGTTATGGAGTAGCTATTGATATTGGCACAACCACTGTTGTAGCATCTTTAGTTAATTTAATTACTGGACAAGAAATAGAAATAGAAAGTGCTCTTAACCCACAGACAGAATATGGGTTAGATGTGCTTTCAAGGATAGATTTTGTCAGAAAAAACAAAGGTGGTCTAGAACTGCTACACAACGGGATTATTAACTGTTTAAACAGGTTAATTATGTCATTGTGTAAAAACAGCAAAATTGATAAAGAAAATATATATGAGATTGCAGTAGCGGCAAACACTACCATGCTCCATATTCTTTTAAATGTAGATCCTACATGTATGGGGAAATCTCCTTATAAAAGTGTTTTTATTAAAGAAAACAAGTTTTTAGCTTCTGAACTAGGCATCAAAATATCAGCTTATGGAATGGTTTATACTCTCCCAGGTGTTTCAAGTTTTGTTGGGTCTGATATTGTAGCTGGTGTTTGTGCAGGTTCACTTTTTGAAAAAGGAAAAAAATCTTTATTTATAGATGTAGGTACAAATGGAGAGATGGTATTATATGGTTCTGGTCAGATGGTTGCTTGTGCTTGCGCTGCTGGACCTGCTTTAGAGGGAATGAATATCAAAAATGGTATGAGAGCTACTAGCGGGGCTGTTGAAAATGTAAAAATAATAGATAGCCAAGTTTTTTTAAAAGTAATAGGTGATATAAAACCTATTGGAATATGCGGCAGCGGAATTATAGACTGTATTTCTGAGTTACTTCAAAATAAAGTTATTGGGCTAACAGGCAGAATAAAGAATCAGGATAACATCGAAAGTTTACCCAAAGGTGTAGCAATTAAAGATGGTAGTACTCGCTCCATCATGTTATCATCTGCGAATGGAGAGATTAGCGTAACACAAAATGATGTAAGGCAGGTTCAATTGGCTAAAGGTGCGATATTATCAGGCATATACACATTGCTTGACTATGTGAAGTTAAGCATATATGAATTAGATGAGGTTATTATAGCAGGTCAATTTGGAGCTCATTTAAATGTAGAAAGTTTGATTGGTGTAGGTATGCTTCCGTCAACCTTTAATGGCAAGGTAAGGTATATAGGAAATTCTTCTGTGACAGGTGCAATTTTGTATTTGCTATCTCGCAATTTTAGAGAAATAATAAGGGACATTACTGGTAGAATAGATTATGTTGAATTATCGACAATGCAGGACTATGAGAAAACTTTTACCAAGGCCCTTACTTTTAAAAAAATCTAA
- a CDS encoding corrinoid protein translates to MLIEKKKLLANLSNAVVEMEEDLVKDLAQKYIDAGFDAYSGINSGLADGMEKAGKLYEEEEYYIPELLLCSDAMYMGLDVLKPHLKYDKDSTKQYKAVVGVVEGDTHDIGKNLFKIMLETAGFDVVDLGRDVPAVEFVRKAKEIKADLLGLSTLMTTTMENMKDVIDLLQKENLREEMVVMVGGGPISKSFADRIGADGYSSEASKGAKLALDLVGELRREEVQ, encoded by the coding sequence GTGTTGATTGAGAAAAAAAAATTACTGGCTAATTTATCAAATGCCGTTGTGGAGATGGAAGAAGATTTAGTAAAAGACTTAGCCCAAAAATATATTGATGCTGGATTTGATGCTTATAGCGGAATAAATAGTGGATTAGCTGATGGAATGGAAAAGGCGGGAAAACTTTATGAAGAGGAAGAGTACTACATTCCAGAGCTGCTTTTATGTTCTGATGCTATGTATATGGGGTTAGATGTTTTAAAACCTCACTTGAAATATGATAAAGACTCTACAAAGCAATATAAGGCAGTAGTGGGTGTTGTTGAAGGTGATACCCATGATATAGGAAAGAATCTTTTTAAAATCATGTTAGAAACAGCAGGATTTGATGTGGTGGATTTAGGAAGAGATGTACCGGCAGTGGAGTTTGTGAGGAAAGCGAAGGAAATCAAAGCAGATCTTCTAGGTTTGTCAACTTTGATGACTACAACAATGGAAAACATGAAAGATGTAATTGACTTACTTCAAAAGGAGAATTTACGAGAAGAAATGGTTGTAATGGTAGGAGGAGGACCTATATCTAAATCTTTTGCAGATCGGATAGGTGCTGATGGATATTCTTCTGAAGCTTCAAAAGGGGCCAAGCTAGCACTTGATTTAGTTGGTGAACTAAGGAGAGAAGAGGTCCAATAG
- a CDS encoding MtaA/CmuA family methyltransferase, with protein MLDSKQRLIKTLKLETVDRAPCICPGGMMNNVVEEVMDKSESLWPKAHQDAFLMAKLAKGVYNQEAFENYGVPFCMTIEAEAMGAEVFLGSKLNEPRVIKYPINKSEQWSKLKQLNAKEGRVKVVLDAIKILHESSENVPIVGNLVGPVSIATSVIEPMVFYKELRKEPGSCHKLLSFIVENLVQFGNEQIKAGADVITISEPSGTGEILGPKFFKEFSLPYLNMLTNSLNAPTIVHICGRLSSVFKELDNLSCNSISFDSITSVEKVTQNVKDKAIMGNLSTYAIEYSEPRHLQSLVKRCLKDGVDIVSPACGVGPKSKLENLKAIVQAVKESKY; from the coding sequence ATGTTAGATTCAAAACAAAGGTTGATTAAAACATTAAAACTGGAAACTGTTGATAGGGCGCCTTGTATTTGTCCAGGTGGTATGATGAACAATGTTGTAGAGGAAGTAATGGACAAATCTGAAAGTCTTTGGCCCAAAGCCCATCAAGATGCTTTTCTCATGGCAAAGCTTGCTAAAGGTGTGTATAATCAGGAGGCTTTCGAAAACTATGGTGTCCCTTTTTGTATGACTATAGAAGCTGAAGCTATGGGTGCAGAGGTATTTTTAGGCTCTAAATTAAATGAGCCCAGGGTAATAAAATATCCCATTAATAAATCAGAGCAATGGTCTAAATTAAAACAGCTAAATGCTAAAGAGGGCCGAGTTAAGGTTGTTTTAGATGCTATAAAAATTTTACATGAATCTAGTGAAAATGTCCCAATAGTTGGGAATCTAGTAGGCCCCGTAAGTATAGCAACCTCTGTCATAGAGCCAATGGTATTTTATAAAGAACTTAGAAAAGAACCAGGTAGTTGTCATAAATTGCTCAGTTTTATTGTTGAGAACCTGGTTCAATTTGGCAACGAGCAAATAAAAGCTGGTGCAGATGTAATAACCATTTCAGAGCCCAGTGGAACAGGAGAGATTTTAGGGCCTAAGTTTTTTAAAGAGTTTTCATTGCCGTACCTTAATATGTTGACAAATTCTTTAAATGCACCAACTATAGTTCATATATGTGGAAGATTATCAAGTGTTTTTAAAGAACTTGATAATCTGAGCTGTAATTCTATAAGCTTTGATTCTATAACTTCTGTGGAAAAAGTAACTCAAAATGTTAAAGACAAAGCTATAATGGGTAATTTGAGTACATATGCCATTGAATATTCTGAGCCTCGTCATTTGCAATCTTTAGTTAAAAGATGTCTTAAAGATGGTGTGGATATTGTATCACCAGCATGTGGGGTTGGACCCAAAAGCAAATTAGAAAATTTGAAGGCAATTGTTCAAGCAGTAAAGGAAAGTAAATACTAA
- a CDS encoding RluA family pseudouridine synthase, translating into MNINILYEDNHLLLVEKPINIPVQRDSSGDFDLLTALKDDLKVRYKKPGNVYLALVHRLDRPVGGAMAFAKTSKAASRLSDALRRKMIKRKYLTVVHGVPKTKKRRLEDYIWKDNGRNKVFVVSSNPKAKKAILNYETILSQKGFSLLSVQLHTGRPHQVRVQLSNMGNPIFGDQKYGQHLSKRGQQLALWAHVLSFKHPVRKKPLSVESMPPSVFPWNLLL; encoded by the coding sequence ATGAATATCAACATATTATATGAAGACAATCATTTGCTTTTAGTAGAAAAACCTATAAATATTCCCGTTCAAAGAGATAGTAGTGGGGATTTTGATTTACTTACAGCGTTAAAAGATGATCTTAAAGTACGCTATAAAAAGCCTGGAAATGTTTATTTAGCACTTGTTCATCGCCTAGATCGTCCTGTGGGTGGTGCTATGGCTTTTGCTAAAACTTCAAAAGCTGCTTCAAGACTTTCCGATGCCTTGCGTAGAAAAATGATAAAAAGAAAGTATTTAACGGTAGTTCATGGCGTACCGAAAACTAAAAAAAGACGACTAGAAGACTATATTTGGAAGGATAACGGAAGAAATAAGGTTTTTGTAGTATCTAGTAATCCAAAGGCTAAGAAAGCTATATTAAACTATGAAACCATTTTATCCCAAAAAGGATTTAGCTTGCTTTCTGTACAGCTTCATACAGGGCGTCCTCATCAAGTGCGGGTTCAGTTGTCAAACATGGGCAACCCGATATTCGGCGACCAAAAGTATGGACAACATTTAAGTAAAAGGGGGCAGCAATTAGCGCTCTGGGCTCATGTTCTTTCATTTAAACATCCTGTTAGAAAAAAACCATTAAGTGTGGAATCCATGCCACCTAGTGTGTTTCCTTGGAATTTATTATTGTAG